A region of the Planctomycetia bacterium genome:
TTCCGCGAGGGCCTTTTCGATGGCTTTTTCCAGGCGCGTGAGCGAGACCTTGCGGAGCTTGCTGGCAACCGCGACCTCGGGGCTGAGGGAGCCCTTGGCCGCTTGGAGCCGCTCGCGGCTGAGCGCGCCGGTCGGGTCTTCGTAAAGCTTGGTACGGAGGACGCCGTCGGCATCGACGATCACGCCCGCAGCGGGCTGCAGCTGCGCCGCGGCGGTGCCGGTCAGCAGGGCGACGACCGCCAGAGCGGCCAATGAATGCAGAATGTTGCGCAAACCCATGGTCGCTGCTCTCCTCACCGTTTCCGTGACGCGTTGGCCGGGACGCCCCCACCGGCTACCGAGGGCAGCCCGGTTCCGATAGGGACGTGTTGTTAGCTTAGGAAAAGTTTACCGGGAAAAGCCCGATGTTTTGATGATAACTGGGGGGGACTGGCAAAGCAAGGAAATACGATTTTCAGGCGTTTTTCCGGGTGGCTTCGTAGTGACAAAGTTCGATGATAGATGCCCTTTCGCGATTGTCTCCGGAGCCTTGGCAATTGACCACGCTGGCATACAACCTGGTAATTGGAATCGTCGACTTGCTGACCCTGTGGATGGTCGCCCGAAGAGGACCGGCAAATGGTGCGGACAAGTCGGTGCTGAGACTTCTTGCGCCGGCCATCGCCCTGCTAGCCGGAATGGGGGCCGTGACGGCCATCGGGTTGGGTGAGGATCCGTTCGGCGTGATGCGTCTGGCTTGCTGGGGGTTGTTCGTCCATGGGGCCGTCTGGCTGATCTTTGCCTCGGCGTTCGTGTGGCGGCGGTCGCGAGGCTTGGCGACCGCGGGACTGCTAGCGGGAGCCGGCATCGCTGCCGTGGGCATCGACGCGTTTTTCATCGAGCCGACGGCGCTGGAAATCAATCATGTCGCCATTTCGTCGCCGAAGCTGACGAAGCCGATGAAGATCGTCGTCATCGCCGATTTTCAGACCGACTCGATGGGCGATTACGAACGCCGCGTGCTGGCCGAAGTGAAACGCCAGCAACCAGACATGATCCTTTGGGCCGGCGATTACCTCCAGGAGCACCGCCCAGAACGCTGGGAAACGCTGCGCGATGCTCTGAGCGTGGAGTTGGCACGGACCAACTTGCGCCCGCCGCTCGGCTCTTTCGCGGTCGGGGGCAACGTGGACGATCCCCGCTGGCCGCAGATTTTTGACGGATTTCCGGTTCACGTGTTCGAGCACAACGATCAAGTCGAAGCGGGCGAGGTCGCCGTAACCGGGCTGGCGATGCGGCAATCGTTCCGAACTGATGTGCGAATCACTCCTTCGGAGCAGTTTCACATCGTACTTGGACATTGCCCCAATTTCGCTTTGGGTGAGGTCGACGCCGACC
Encoded here:
- a CDS encoding metallophosphoesterase, with protein sequence MTTLAYNLVIGIVDLLTLWMVARRGPANGADKSVLRLLAPAIALLAGMGAVTAIGLGEDPFGVMRLACWGLFVHGAVWLIFASAFVWRRSRGLATAGLLAGAGIAAVGIDAFFIEPTALEINHVAISSPKLTKPMKIVVIADFQTDSMGDYERRVLAEVKRQQPDMILWAGDYLQEHRPERWETLRDALSVELARTNLRPPLGSFAVGGNVDDPRWPQIFDGFPVHVFEHNDQVEAGEVAVTGLAMRQSFRTDVRITPSEQFHIVLGHCPNFALGEVDAD